The Chryseobacterium aureum genome contains a region encoding:
- a CDS encoding T9SS type A sorting domain-containing protein, protein MKKIVILLLIVFHVFLWGQGGQAEYKVEFKNFNAVITHNIQNNSNNSEMHIFMYYEDGSRDEIFYKQLFNDNPGNSTYNYSNIYTTPKKPVGIRYNMFINWIKQSTNTEVHEGDYFRTTDICTPIHVVEYFPNAENSDHFDPPFNYDLRFLPVHTLISENLPGTSQPNTNLPSDDKVNLYAKQGFAANLYHYQYSLDNVNWVDVDPSLYTLNKLSVSAKDLFGNNYSQYLGQNIYFRVASCLSNGVYQAVSSPVILTMIKSSPHIPSNTVAPTKCSDTSDGSITLNFDRTLIAGENLKVSLLNTDTGAAVDLTNSGFPNGDLTPFLQTGTTLVIPNLPPGKYKLGLLGTYNANATYTDAPSHTVSFEITKPTPVTFSMTSQTNVYCFQGSDGNISLTAAGGQNQYQYLVTKDGQPYVDWTNFSSGNTTIIQGLGAGIYKIKVRDSNLCVAKDNGNEKEITVTITQPSQAIAFPAAETEVSQPTGYGLSNGYISVRVVGGTPNADGSYNFEWRKDSPSGAVITSGITTDAVNSPYTILLSGLPAGIYYLTVKDKNYSTASSQLGNCGIIAQEFIVNQPDPLVANIQLEKQISCNIANNYQFKPDMNNNGVPDEAEDGILKAVVTGGVGNYTYQWQILNNGLFQDISGANQATLDHLTTGTYKVLVKDSKNNTTDAQYVLVFPPELAITLAANTIACYGQNGGQVSVTAAGGTGAYSYQWNTNDTTPTVTGLSAGNYFVLVNDAKNCKVSGSVQVQGPNQLAIDDILVQNPICYGAANGEIKISVSGGKAPYTIGWTNGISGENNTGLIAGQYTVTVTDANGCSIFRQYTLTDPVQLTVDLGKDRTLCLGDSQTYNVMITDPAATYQWKDQNGNVISTDPFITISAAGIYTVLITDSKGCTATDTVVIKNSSEILNPQFMLTTHAYREATVVLVNTSPTKPQTVEWVVPDTPDIQVINKTDDFIELKFLQLGAYEIGLKGTQGECEKIFSKKVIVEENTNGVNLNPEKASNVREFTILPNPNNGVFTILVGLDKAAIINVRIIDMISHEVYPAVKKTPSTYFTIPYNTSLPAGSYLIILETGNEALVKRMLVQ, encoded by the coding sequence ATGAAGAAAATTGTAATATTACTATTGATCGTGTTTCATGTTTTCCTTTGGGGACAGGGAGGACAGGCGGAATATAAAGTTGAGTTTAAGAACTTTAATGCCGTTATAACACACAATATTCAGAACAATTCAAATAACTCAGAGATGCATATTTTTATGTATTATGAGGATGGCTCCAGAGATGAAATCTTTTATAAACAATTGTTTAATGACAATCCAGGAAATTCCACCTATAACTATTCTAATATTTATACCACTCCTAAAAAACCGGTGGGAATTCGTTATAATATGTTTATAAACTGGATTAAACAAAGCACTAATACTGAAGTTCATGAAGGCGATTATTTCCGTACAACAGATATATGTACACCAATACATGTGGTAGAATATTTCCCTAATGCTGAAAATAGCGATCACTTTGATCCCCCTTTTAATTATGATCTGAGATTTCTTCCGGTACATACGCTTATATCTGAAAATCTTCCCGGTACAAGCCAGCCCAATACCAATTTACCATCAGATGATAAAGTAAATCTGTATGCGAAACAAGGGTTTGCTGCCAATTTATACCATTATCAGTATAGTCTGGATAATGTCAACTGGGTTGATGTGGATCCCTCTTTATACACGCTGAACAAGCTGAGTGTTTCCGCCAAAGATCTTTTTGGAAATAATTACTCGCAATATCTGGGACAGAATATTTATTTCAGAGTGGCTTCATGTTTATCCAATGGAGTATATCAGGCGGTTTCTTCTCCTGTTATTCTGACGATGATAAAATCTTCACCGCACATCCCGTCAAATACCGTTGCACCTACAAAATGTTCAGACACGTCGGATGGAAGCATCACATTAAATTTTGACAGAACATTAATTGCGGGTGAAAATTTAAAAGTATCATTATTAAATACAGATACAGGGGCAGCCGTTGATCTTACAAATTCAGGTTTCCCGAATGGAGATCTGACCCCATTTTTACAGACCGGTACCACGCTTGTTATTCCTAATTTGCCGCCGGGTAAATATAAATTGGGACTCTTAGGAACTTATAATGCTAATGCTACTTATACCGATGCTCCAAGCCATACCGTTAGTTTTGAGATCACCAAACCCACCCCGGTTACTTTTTCCATGACTTCACAAACCAATGTGTACTGTTTTCAGGGCAGTGATGGGAATATCTCTTTAACAGCTGCAGGCGGACAGAATCAGTATCAGTATTTGGTTACAAAAGACGGACAGCCCTATGTAGACTGGACGAATTTCAGCAGTGGAAATACAACAATAATCCAGGGGTTAGGGGCAGGAATCTATAAAATAAAAGTAAGAGATTCTAATCTCTGTGTGGCAAAAGATAATGGCAATGAAAAAGAAATAACGGTAACAATCACACAGCCTTCTCAGGCCATTGCATTTCCGGCAGCAGAAACAGAAGTTTCACAGCCTACAGGATATGGTTTAAGTAACGGATATATTTCTGTGAGAGTCGTCGGAGGAACCCCTAATGCAGACGGGTCTTACAATTTTGAATGGCGAAAAGACAGCCCTTCAGGTGCCGTGATTACATCAGGAATCACCACAGACGCGGTGAACAGCCCATATACCATTTTGCTGAGCGGACTTCCTGCGGGAATCTATTATTTGACCGTAAAAGATAAAAACTATTCGACAGCCTCAAGCCAGCTGGGTAATTGCGGAATTATAGCCCAGGAATTTATTGTAAATCAGCCGGATCCTCTGGTGGCTAATATTCAGCTTGAAAAACAAATATCCTGTAATATAGCCAATAATTATCAGTTCAAACCGGACATGAATAATAATGGAGTTCCTGATGAAGCAGAAGACGGAATCCTTAAAGCTGTAGTCACCGGTGGGGTAGGAAACTACACCTATCAATGGCAGATTCTGAATAATGGGTTGTTCCAGGATATTTCTGGGGCCAATCAGGCTACTTTGGATCATCTAACAACCGGAACCTATAAAGTTCTGGTAAAAGATTCAAAAAATAACACAACAGATGCGCAATATGTTCTTGTTTTTCCTCCTGAATTGGCAATTACCCTGGCAGCCAATACCATTGCGTGTTACGGGCAAAATGGAGGACAGGTTTCTGTTACAGCTGCCGGCGGAACAGGAGCGTATTCTTACCAATGGAATACCAATGATACAACCCCTACGGTTACAGGATTATCTGCCGGAAATTATTTCGTTCTTGTGAATGATGCCAAAAACTGTAAAGTAAGCGGAAGTGTACAGGTTCAGGGGCCCAATCAGTTGGCGATTGATGATATTTTGGTACAGAATCCCATTTGTTACGGGGCTGCTAACGGCGAAATCAAAATAAGCGTTTCAGGAGGAAAAGCACCTTATACGATTGGCTGGACCAATGGAATATCGGGAGAAAATAATACAGGTCTTATTGCAGGCCAATACACCGTTACTGTTACGGATGCTAACGGATGCAGTATTTTCAGACAGTATACTTTAACAGATCCTGTACAGCTTACAGTAGACTTGGGCAAAGACAGAACGCTGTGTCTGGGAGATTCCCAAACCTATAATGTAATGATAACTGATCCGGCTGCAACTTACCAATGGAAAGACCAAAACGGAAACGTCATCTCTACAGATCCGTTCATCACAATATCTGCTGCAGGAATATACACTGTACTCATTACAGATTCTAAAGGATGTACTGCAACCGATACCGTTGTGATTAAAAATTCTTCTGAAATCCTCAATCCGCAGTTTATGTTAACCACCCATGCTTACAGGGAAGCAACAGTAGTATTGGTCAATACATCACCTACAAAACCTCAGACAGTAGAATGGGTGGTTCCTGATACACCGGATATTCAGGTGATTAATAAAACAGATGATTTCATAGAACTTAAATTCTTACAATTAGGCGCTTATGAAATTGGGCTTAAAGGAACACAGGGCGAATGCGAAAAGATCTTCTCTAAAAAGGTAATCGTAGAAGAAAATACAAACGGAGTAAATCTGAACCCTGAAAAAGCCTCCAATGTAAGAGAATTTACCATTCTTCCCAACCCCAATAATGGAGTATTCACTATTTTGGTTGGTTTGGACAAAGCTGCCATAATCAATGTAAGAATTATTGACATGATTTCTCACGAAGTTTATCCGGCAGTGAAAAAAACACCTTCTACCTACTTCACCATTCCTTACAATACCTCACTTCCTGCGGGATCCTATCTGATCATCCTGGAAACCGGAAATGAAGCGCTGGTGAA
- a CDS encoding fibronectin type III domain-containing protein encodes MKKYVFLLFFCSLLWGQQKNSDKTIIPHIRLKVDSKKDHISLRWAVDEPIAWQKANKMGFSLKRFTLSRDGKVLEKAEEKDLGIFKPASENEWKKLVQENDNAAIVAQSLFGDSFEVEMGEKQGKLEGVVSKSQEVEQRFAYALMAADLDFKVAKLAGWAYTDTSVKPNERYLYTVSINTSEGSLLVQKGDALAAVSANTELPKPLDFIGIFKDKTVTLSWEYLQLRDIYTAYFVEKAQNGGSFKPLGNLPVMNMNDNEGRQVQGMTFVDSLAQNTTEFSYRIRGKTIFGEYGPYSDIVSGAGKKSLEATPRISNFIIDEDETIKLEWDFPKEDEKNITSFELLHSETDMQNSYKVIKNKIPVSDRSLITKSLAPSNYYKIQAIGKAGDKRESFSVLAQPNDVTPPDTPLEFKGKIDTLGVAHLEWKANTEKDLEGYHIFRGIQKGDELVRVTPQAITENHFEDKVVLENLNSKVYYYITATDRRKNQSRPSIILELEKPDKVKPQTPVFTEYKLEDDGKITINWMRSHSYDVAAHQLFRQAKEGADKSWKMIYETKDIQPAYTYTDKDVEADKSYTYYLLAIDKSKLKSDKSQEMTLRSNRIEALSILTNLSGAANRNKKQIELNWKISSKDVGEIIVYRQKGTEKPTLWGTLSGAQNFLEDQSVQTGNSYTYLIKPMLKNNQLAKTEKITIEY; translated from the coding sequence TTGAAAAAATATGTATTCCTTCTGTTTTTCTGTAGTTTACTATGGGGACAGCAAAAGAATAGTGATAAAACCATTATTCCTCACATTCGTCTGAAAGTAGACAGTAAAAAAGACCACATCTCTTTACGATGGGCGGTAGATGAACCTATTGCCTGGCAAAAAGCCAATAAAATGGGTTTTTCCCTAAAAAGATTCACGCTTTCCCGTGACGGAAAAGTGCTGGAGAAAGCCGAAGAAAAAGATCTGGGCATATTCAAACCCGCCTCCGAGAACGAATGGAAGAAATTGGTTCAGGAAAACGACAACGCCGCTATTGTGGCACAATCTCTTTTCGGAGACAGCTTTGAAGTAGAAATGGGCGAGAAGCAGGGAAAGCTTGAAGGAGTTGTAAGCAAATCTCAGGAAGTGGAACAGCGTTTTGCCTATGCGCTAATGGCTGCCGATCTTGATTTTAAAGTGGCAAAACTGGCCGGCTGGGCATATACGGATACCAGCGTAAAACCGAATGAAAGATATCTCTATACCGTAAGCATCAACACCTCGGAAGGAAGCCTGCTGGTACAGAAAGGCGATGCGCTGGCCGCTGTCTCAGCCAATACTGAGCTTCCAAAACCTTTAGATTTTATCGGAATATTTAAAGATAAAACCGTAACGCTTTCCTGGGAATATTTACAGCTAAGAGATATTTATACCGCTTATTTTGTTGAAAAAGCACAGAATGGAGGAAGCTTCAAACCTCTGGGCAATCTTCCGGTGATGAATATGAATGATAATGAAGGCAGGCAGGTACAGGGAATGACCTTTGTAGATTCATTGGCTCAGAATACTACAGAATTCAGCTACCGCATCCGTGGAAAAACAATCTTCGGAGAGTATGGGCCTTATTCCGATATCGTTTCGGGAGCAGGGAAAAAAAGTCTGGAAGCCACGCCTCGAATCTCAAACTTTATCATTGATGAAGATGAAACCATAAAGCTTGAATGGGATTTTCCTAAAGAAGACGAAAAAAATATTACCTCATTCGAATTACTGCATTCAGAAACGGATATGCAAAACAGTTATAAAGTGATCAAAAATAAGATTCCTGTGAGTGATAGAAGTCTTATCACAAAAAGTCTGGCTCCTTCCAATTATTATAAAATACAGGCCATCGGAAAAGCCGGAGACAAACGGGAGTCGTTTTCTGTTCTTGCCCAGCCGAATGATGTGACACCTCCCGATACTCCTTTAGAATTTAAAGGAAAAATAGATACGTTGGGAGTAGCCCATCTGGAATGGAAAGCCAATACTGAGAAGGATCTTGAAGGCTATCATATATTCAGAGGGATTCAAAAAGGAGACGAACTGGTGCGTGTAACGCCTCAGGCGATCACCGAAAATCATTTTGAAGATAAAGTGGTTCTGGAAAATCTTAACTCGAAAGTATATTATTATATCACCGCAACAGACCGAAGAAAAAATCAGTCCAGACCATCCATCATTCTTGAACTTGAAAAGCCGGATAAAGTAAAACCTCAGACTCCTGTTTTCACAGAATATAAATTGGAAGACGATGGAAAAATCACCATCAACTGGATGAGAAGCCACAGTTACGATGTTGCGGCCCACCAATTGTTCCGCCAGGCAAAAGAAGGAGCCGACAAAAGCTGGAAAATGATTTATGAAACCAAAGATATACAGCCGGCTTATACTTACACCGACAAAGACGTAGAAGCAGATAAAAGCTATACTTATTATTTGCTGGCCATTGATAAAAGCAAGCTTAAGTCTGATAAATCCCAGGAAATGACACTCAGAAGCAACAGAATTGAAGCTTTATCCATATTGACCAATCTTTCCGGTGCGGCAAACAGAAATAAAAAGCAAATTGAGCTGAACTGGAAAATTAGCAGCAAGGATGTAGGAGAAATTATCGTCTATCGCCAAAAAGGAACCGAAAAACCAACCCTGTGGGGAACCCTCAGCGGAGCTCAGAATTTTCTTGAAGATCAATCAGTTCAGACAGGCAATTCTTACACCTATCTGATAAAACCTATGCTCAAAAATAACCAGCTGGCAAAAACAGAAAAGATAACTATTGAATATTAA
- a CDS encoding fibronectin type III domain-containing protein: MINKIKNYFQRYRSKRQKLTAHSMRLLTLLLLTAYSVLPVAVKSQQYPVKLVPVVIPPYSVRIGDYATSTDNKLQLQVLMTDLLEPQHQTGIKFSLEAGLNAVPLAKSNNFITGMNPFMLYPGNNITLTNVDLRSLFELQNLSGINAVQYSKPLSDGVYQFCFQAYDYYTKNNLSAKTCAPVFLVQYDPPMLTLPQNAEKVQALSPYTGGAGIVFQWMPRQIAPNTRYVFTLKELWDMGQSPVSGFLSAPALWTEETYAPTLYYGIDKTQLIPGKRYAWQVQAKSGNPVLGANPTDDNGVYKNNGLSEIYYFDYVENCAVPALLTAKNVGRGRVELNWSIAGQPAGLYNVQYRKKASTAEWVTQQSYQPSAILTGLEDQTEYEYRIGSVCGNVQTFNNTNPSENGNSGGNAYSYSGVQYFTTDSNDVDNNYQCGIMPAIDIANKTPLQTQLGINEVFMAGDFPVTVIASQGSGVYSGIGYIVVPYLANTKIKVTFNNIQLNTDKKLIAGEIETAYDPEEKGVHSVSGGLGEIFGDAGVKDVTVKYVITDIQYTATPPPGKITIYGDFGTGGEASQEDYPGGKDYEIKDKDGNIWTVDEEGNVTKVGKVAEGGASNSNNTAGVTGSGSSASVNQYTAKGITIQWEKDSKGKFAYDTPEKKQLPESKYPSVKDAENNTVYVPYKATVNKQTELFDAKVKITDPALKDAKIIFKTLGSGKGINATELNKTDTERTYQLKLVGSFDYAEEEVLAVLMPADTIAKQQVISSFRLIHLSPKTVNVSMVPLDSDSQSKLQAQSDKINQIYSRIGVTFNVKQEPVLNISSIVSGNTISSEDSDLMSTYSPQQQQINALYKGTDARYVLFVTNKSSSKAQNGYMRLNGQFGYVFNNALQKTGAHELGHGVFNLEHPWKVNQTPKGSTDLLMDSSIGEEFSHLDWKQVNDPALKLYVFQSQAQGEDRNGDGIDLLGNIIVKVKQDANDLSKHLIVGQLDNNKPYVRSGYDVYDISNGTVKDDTRISYTAIERNGAVVYETGNGVKFPYDIELSTKGNAVIKGLDPSTSCSFKYQTINWEKPSGKTSAEVLTLITAKIDPSKWQYQELFNKTCNDDIDQFYKNTIGNGGIECLRRSAARAKEVIKKSPSPAGLGLALYTGGLEYGICMSEEDKLNAGDSYLTKFSYGFVNEFLHTIDVDAMASGITKIAVEKLIKDIKCLTDKRGTTLMIVGQNQNQLQYMYECMGVVSPQEVTKYNQLITAAWDWAKKNYTNPYVQGKATFFIASIVVPVIGEAKLLRTEKLLATVEKTEPYYNDFVKLSNDLKGKTVDEAVDILKGKDIVIVYKGIKYEDFIATVGDFAGGAKEDLAKQAYKLWGEEKWSDLEKLFKDNNLNGGWPPFNGAKSIEKVEMSSQLVGKVFDRFQVGKYADGLGGSFASPVLNSTEGVADLVFTYDSRALANKIKEGTYYYKFRIKDDVPGLFFEYGEAIPWFEYMGTADQVKSSSKFNDILDHIEIIEKLKFEGGKWINVKK, from the coding sequence ATGATTAATAAAATAAAAAATTATTTTCAACGATATAGAAGCAAAAGACAGAAACTTACTGCTCATAGTATGAGGTTGTTGACATTGCTTTTGCTTACAGCTTACAGCGTATTGCCTGTAGCTGTGAAATCCCAGCAATACCCCGTTAAGCTGGTTCCTGTGGTAATTCCTCCATACAGTGTAAGAATTGGAGATTACGCTACCAGTACAGACAACAAGCTTCAGCTGCAGGTCTTAATGACAGATTTGCTGGAACCGCAGCATCAGACAGGAATTAAATTTTCGTTAGAAGCAGGACTGAATGCCGTGCCCCTTGCAAAATCCAACAATTTTATTACAGGTATGAATCCCTTCATGCTCTATCCCGGTAATAATATCACCCTTACCAATGTAGATCTCAGGTCTTTATTTGAGCTGCAGAATTTATCGGGAATCAATGCGGTGCAATATTCAAAACCATTGTCAGATGGAGTATACCAGTTCTGTTTTCAGGCTTATGATTATTATACCAAAAATAACCTTTCTGCTAAAACCTGTGCTCCCGTATTTCTGGTGCAGTATGATCCGCCAATGCTTACCCTTCCGCAGAATGCAGAAAAAGTACAGGCATTATCACCATACACCGGAGGAGCAGGTATTGTTTTCCAATGGATGCCAAGGCAGATTGCTCCCAATACAAGGTATGTTTTTACCTTAAAAGAACTTTGGGACATGGGGCAGAGTCCTGTTTCAGGATTTCTTTCGGCACCAGCTTTATGGACGGAAGAAACCTATGCTCCCACTTTATATTATGGAATTGATAAAACCCAGCTAATCCCCGGAAAAAGATATGCATGGCAGGTACAGGCAAAATCCGGAAACCCTGTTTTGGGAGCCAATCCTACGGATGATAACGGAGTCTATAAAAACAACGGATTATCTGAAATCTATTATTTCGATTACGTAGAAAACTGTGCCGTCCCAGCACTTTTGACGGCTAAAAATGTAGGCCGTGGAAGGGTAGAACTGAACTGGAGTATTGCAGGTCAGCCTGCTGGGCTATACAATGTTCAATACCGCAAAAAAGCAAGCACCGCAGAGTGGGTAACCCAGCAGAGTTATCAGCCTTCAGCCATCCTTACAGGGCTTGAAGACCAAACCGAATACGAATACCGTATCGGTTCCGTATGTGGAAATGTACAGACTTTTAACAATACCAATCCGTCTGAAAATGGAAATTCCGGAGGAAATGCCTATTCATACAGCGGAGTGCAGTATTTCACCACAGATTCCAATGATGTAGATAACAATTATCAGTGCGGGATTATGCCTGCCATTGACATTGCGAATAAAACTCCGTTACAGACGCAGTTGGGAATCAATGAAGTCTTTATGGCGGGAGATTTTCCTGTTACCGTGATCGCATCACAGGGTAGCGGTGTCTATTCAGGGATAGGATATATTGTGGTTCCTTATTTAGCCAATACAAAAATCAAGGTTACTTTTAATAATATCCAGCTTAATACCGATAAAAAGCTTATTGCAGGAGAAATTGAAACCGCTTATGATCCTGAGGAAAAAGGCGTGCATTCTGTTTCCGGAGGCTTGGGAGAAATTTTCGGAGATGCAGGCGTAAAGGACGTTACAGTAAAATATGTAATTACAGATATACAATATACTGCTACACCGCCACCAGGAAAAATCACCATCTACGGAGACTTCGGTACAGGAGGAGAAGCTAGCCAGGAAGATTATCCGGGAGGAAAAGATTATGAAATCAAAGACAAAGATGGTAATATCTGGACCGTTGATGAAGAAGGAAATGTCACCAAAGTAGGTAAAGTAGCAGAAGGAGGAGCCTCCAACTCTAATAATACAGCAGGTGTTACAGGAAGCGGTAGTAGTGCATCTGTCAATCAGTATACGGCAAAGGGGATTACCATTCAGTGGGAAAAAGACAGCAAAGGAAAATTTGCTTATGATACTCCTGAGAAAAAACAACTTCCAGAATCGAAATACCCGTCAGTAAAAGATGCGGAAAACAATACGGTGTATGTGCCTTATAAAGCAACAGTAAACAAACAGACCGAATTATTTGATGCCAAAGTAAAGATTACTGATCCGGCTCTTAAAGATGCTAAAATTATCTTTAAAACATTGGGCTCAGGAAAAGGAATTAATGCGACGGAGCTTAATAAGACCGATACGGAAAGAACGTATCAGTTAAAGCTGGTTGGCTCTTTCGACTATGCTGAGGAAGAGGTTCTTGCTGTACTGATGCCGGCTGACACCATAGCAAAACAACAGGTGATCAGCAGTTTCAGACTGATACATCTTAGCCCTAAGACGGTTAATGTCAGCATGGTTCCGCTGGATTCGGATTCGCAATCGAAATTACAGGCGCAGAGTGATAAAATCAATCAGATTTATAGTAGGATTGGGGTAACCTTTAATGTAAAGCAGGAGCCTGTTTTAAATATCAGCAGCATTGTAAGCGGAAATACCATCAGCAGTGAAGATTCTGATCTGATGAGCACATACAGCCCTCAGCAGCAGCAGATCAATGCCCTGTACAAAGGTACTGATGCCCGATATGTATTATTTGTTACCAACAAGAGCTCTTCTAAAGCTCAGAATGGATACATGCGCCTGAACGGTCAGTTTGGATATGTATTCAACAATGCACTACAAAAAACAGGAGCCCATGAATTAGGACATGGAGTATTTAACCTGGAGCACCCTTGGAAGGTTAATCAAACCCCCAAAGGTTCTACAGACCTGTTAATGGATAGCAGCATAGGCGAAGAGTTTTCTCACCTGGATTGGAAACAGGTCAATGATCCCGCGCTTAAATTGTATGTTTTCCAGAGCCAGGCTCAAGGTGAAGATAGAAATGGAGATGGTATAGATTTACTTGGGAATATTATTGTTAAAGTCAAGCAGGATGCGAATGATTTATCCAAACATCTAATCGTTGGGCAATTAGACAATAATAAGCCTTATGTAAGGTCTGGATATGATGTTTATGATATTTCAAACGGAACTGTAAAAGATGATACAAGGATTTCTTATACCGCCATTGAAAGAAATGGAGCTGTAGTTTATGAAACAGGAAATGGAGTTAAATTTCCTTATGATATTGAACTAAGCACAAAAGGAAATGCTGTTATTAAAGGGCTTGATCCATCAACAAGTTGCTCATTCAAATATCAGACAATAAATTGGGAAAAACCATCTGGAAAAACGTCTGCGGAAGTATTGACACTTATTACTGCAAAAATTGACCCATCGAAATGGCAATATCAGGAACTGTTTAATAAAACTTGTAACGATGATATTGACCAGTTTTATAAAAATACAATTGGAAACGGAGGTATTGAGTGTCTTAGAAGATCTGCAGCACGAGCTAAGGAAGTTATTAAGAAGAGCCCTTCACCAGCAGGGTTAGGTCTTGCTTTATATACAGGAGGTTTAGAATATGGTATCTGTATGTCCGAAGAAGATAAACTGAATGCTGGTGATTCTTACCTGACTAAATTTTCTTATGGTTTTGTAAATGAATTTTTACATACTATAGATGTAGACGCGATGGCAAGTGGTATCACTAAAATTGCTGTAGAGAAACTGATAAAAGATATTAAATGCCTTACTGATAAGCGTGGAACAACTCTTATGATTGTTGGGCAAAACCAGAATCAGCTTCAATATATGTATGAATGTATGGGAGTTGTAAGTCCACAAGAGGTTACAAAATATAATCAGTTGATTACTGCCGCTTGGGATTGGGCAAAGAAAAATTATACAAACCCATATGTACAAGGCAAAGCAACTTTCTTTATTGCAAGTATTGTAGTTCCTGTAATAGGAGAAGCAAAACTTTTAAGGACAGAAAAACTTCTGGCTACGGTTGAGAAAACAGAACCTTATTATAACGATTTTGTAAAATTGTCTAATGATTTAAAAGGTAAAACTGTTGATGAGGCTGTTGATATCCTGAAAGGAAAAGATATTGTTATTGTTTATAAGGGTATCAAGTATGAAGATTTTATAGCTACGGTTGGAGATTTTGCTGGTGGAGCAAAAGAAGATTTGGCTAAGCAAGCTTACAAGTTATGGGGAGAAGAAAAATGGAGTGATTTGGAGAAACTATTTAAAGATAATAATCTGAATGGAGGCTGGCCACCTTTTAATGGTGCTAAAAGTATTGAGAAAGTTGAAATGAGTTCACAATTAGTAGGAAAAGTATTTGATAGATTCCAAGTTGGAAAATATGCTGATGGATTAGGAGGAAGTTTTGCCAGTCCCGTATTAAATAGTACAGAAGGTGTAGCTGATTTAGTTTTTACTTATGATTCCCGAGCATTAGCAAATAAAATTAAAGAAGGAACTTATTATTATAAATTTAGAATTAAAGATGATGTACCAGGCTTGTTTTTTGAATATGGTGAAGCAATTCCATGGTTTGAATATATGGGAACAGCAGATCAAGTAAAGTCTAGTTCAAAATTTAATGATATTTTAGATCATATTGAAATAATTGAAAAATTGAAATTTGAAGGTGGTAAATGGATTAATGTTAAAAAATAA